In Mangifera indica cultivar Alphonso chromosome 1, CATAS_Mindica_2.1, whole genome shotgun sequence, a single genomic region encodes these proteins:
- the LOC123229235 gene encoding probable xyloglucan endotransglucosylase/hydrolase protein 6: MGSLRISLVFLCFYSLAFCLSVSGRPATFLQDFKVTWSESHIRLSDAGMAIQLVLDQDSGCGFASKRQYLFGRVSMKIKLITGDSAGTVTAFYLNSDTDTVRDELDFEFLGNRTGQPYTVQTNIYAHGKGDREQRVNLWFNPAADFHTYSILWNHHHIVFYVDDVPIRVYKNSGRVPFPTNQPMGVYSTLWEADDWATRGGLEKIDWSKAPFYTFYRDFDIEGCPVPGPTNCASNPRNWWEATSYQALNAIEARKYRWVRMNHMIYDYCTDKSRYPVAPAECIVGI; encoded by the exons ATGGGTTCTTTAAGAATTTCTCTTGTGTTCCTTTGCTTCTACAGTCTTGCATTTTGCCTCTCAGTTTCAGGACGACCAGCTACCTTTCTTCAAGACTTTAAAGTCACATGGTCCGAGTCCCATATCAGGCTAAGTGATGCAGGGATGGCCATCCAACTGGTTCTGGACCAAGACTCAG GATGTGGGTTTGCTTCCAAAAGGCAGTATTTGTTTGGGCGTGTAAGCATGAAGATCAAACTTATAACTGGAGACTCAGCTGGAACTGTCACAGCATTTTAT TTGAATTCTGACACGGATACCGTAAGAGACGAGTTGGATTTTGAGTTCTTGGGGAATCGAACTGGTCAGCCATACACAGTTCAAACCAATATCTATGCTCATGGGAAAGGTGACAGGGAACAAAGAGTCAACCTCTGGTTTAATCCAGCAGCTGATTTCCACACTTACTCTATTCTCTGGAACCATCACCATATAGT GTTCTATGTGGATGATGTGCCAATAAGGGTTTACAAGAACAGCGGCAGGGTCCCATTTCCCACGAACCAACCGATGGGAGTGTACTCAACACTGTGGGAAGCCGACGATTGGGCAACAAGAGGAGGCCTGGAGAAAATTGATTGGAGCAAGGCTCCATTTTATACATTCTACAGAGACTTTGACATTGAAGGGTGCCCGGTTCCAGGACCAACAAACTGTGCCTCAAACCCCAGAAACTGGTGGGAAGCAACAAGTTATCAAGCCCTCAACGCCATTGAAGCAAGAAAATACAGATGGGTTCGTATGAACCACATGATTTATGATTACTGCACCGATAAATCAAGATACCCAGTTGCCCCAGCCGAATGCATAGTCGGCATATAA
- the LOC123229243 gene encoding E3 ubiquitin-protein ligase FANCL isoform X3, which yields MECIEQNRFRALANSSEFSRAVYSEIEEVGWEHLVRLSEDLKFLSFRVLDKKGRVHHMEIQLDKSYPKSPPSISVDVPCVFNLKWSKNSRLKDLLLQFREHLEKLQEIWSILDEIDKSLWVVNLNQLSHANTCRQINLGNDCFIMLRIHPNDPKSLPECRFMGSGQALNSSRKTWQRNSKRWNKDKPFLENVANLLDAELPRPPDYQNGDQHVECGICYAQYLPVDDELGPKSGSGTDYKCDNTSCSRAFHSVCLADWLRSITTTRRFLHVIGTCQRDMDYYNSMI from the exons ATG gaatgtattgaACAGAACAGATTCAGAGCTTTGGCCAATTCCTCGGAATTTAGTCGCGCGGTATACTCAGAG ATAGAAGAGGTTGGGTGGGAGCATCTGGTGAGGCTGAGTGAAGACCTAAAGTTTCTTAGCTTTCGTGTTTT AGATAAAAAGGGGAGAGTGCACCATATGGAAATTCAATTGGATAAAAGCTATCCCAAAAGCCCACCTTCGATTTCAGTG GATGTGCCATGtgtatttaatttgaaatggTCCAAAAATTCAAGATTGAAAGATTTGCTGCTGCAGTTCCGAGAG CATCTGGAGAAACTTCAGGAAATTTGGTCTATTTTGGATGAGATTGATAAATCTCTTTGGGTTGTCAACTTGAACCAGCTTTCTCATGCTAATACTTGTCGACAAATTAATTTGG GTAATGATTGCTTCATCATGTTGCGTATACATCCCAATGATCCTAAGTCTTTGCCTGA ATGTCGCTTTATGGGTTCTGGTCAAGCCTTGAATTCCTCAAGGAAAACCTGGCAAAGAAACAGCAAGAGATG GAACAAGGACAAGCCATTTCTGGAAAATGTTGCAAATCTTTTAGATGCTGAACTGCCTAGACCCCCAGATTACCAGAATGGTGATCAGCATGTGGAATGTGGGATTTGCTATGCTCAATATCTACCTGTTG ATGATGAGCTGGGACCTAAGAGTGGAAGTGGAACTGATTATAAATGTGATAACACCAGTTGCAGTAGGGCTTTTCATTCTGTCTGTCTTGCAGACTGGTTGCGCTCCATTACAACAACACGGCG GTTTCTGCATGTGATAGGGACCTGCCAAAGAGATATGGATTACTACAACTCCATGATTT ga
- the LOC123229243 gene encoding E3 ubiquitin-protein ligase FANCL isoform X2, translating into MECIEQNRFRALANSSEFSRAVYSEIEEVGWEHLVRLSEDLKFLSFRVLDKKGRVHHMEIQLDKSYPKSPPSISVDVPCVFNLKWSKNSRLKDLLLQFREHLEKLQEIWSILDEIDKSLWVVNLNQLSHANTCRQINLGNDCFIMLRIHPNDPKSLPECRFMGSGQALNSSRKTWQRNSKRWNKDKPFLENVANLLDAELPRPPDYQNGDQHVECGICYAQYLPVDDELGPKSGSGTDYKCDNTSCSRAFHSVCLADWLRSITTTRRFLHVIGTCQRDMDYYNSMICK; encoded by the exons ATG gaatgtattgaACAGAACAGATTCAGAGCTTTGGCCAATTCCTCGGAATTTAGTCGCGCGGTATACTCAGAG ATAGAAGAGGTTGGGTGGGAGCATCTGGTGAGGCTGAGTGAAGACCTAAAGTTTCTTAGCTTTCGTGTTTT AGATAAAAAGGGGAGAGTGCACCATATGGAAATTCAATTGGATAAAAGCTATCCCAAAAGCCCACCTTCGATTTCAGTG GATGTGCCATGtgtatttaatttgaaatggTCCAAAAATTCAAGATTGAAAGATTTGCTGCTGCAGTTCCGAGAG CATCTGGAGAAACTTCAGGAAATTTGGTCTATTTTGGATGAGATTGATAAATCTCTTTGGGTTGTCAACTTGAACCAGCTTTCTCATGCTAATACTTGTCGACAAATTAATTTGG GTAATGATTGCTTCATCATGTTGCGTATACATCCCAATGATCCTAAGTCTTTGCCTGA ATGTCGCTTTATGGGTTCTGGTCAAGCCTTGAATTCCTCAAGGAAAACCTGGCAAAGAAACAGCAAGAGATG GAACAAGGACAAGCCATTTCTGGAAAATGTTGCAAATCTTTTAGATGCTGAACTGCCTAGACCCCCAGATTACCAGAATGGTGATCAGCATGTGGAATGTGGGATTTGCTATGCTCAATATCTACCTGTTG ATGATGAGCTGGGACCTAAGAGTGGAAGTGGAACTGATTATAAATGTGATAACACCAGTTGCAGTAGGGCTTTTCATTCTGTCTGTCTTGCAGACTGGTTGCGCTCCATTACAACAACACGGCG GTTTCTGCATGTGATAGGGACCTGCCAAAGAGATATGGATTACTACAACTCCATGATTTGTAAGTGA
- the LOC123229243 gene encoding E3 ubiquitin-protein ligase FANCL isoform X5, protein MECIEQNRFRALANSSEFSRAVYSEIEEVGWEHLVRLSEDLKFLSFRVLDKKGRVHHMEIQLDKSYPKSPPSISVDVPCVFNLKWSKNSRLKDLLLQFREHLEKLQEIWSILDEIDKSLWVVNLNQLSHANTCRQINLGNDCFIMLRIHPNDPKSLPECRFMGSGQALNSSRKTWQRNSKRWNKDKPFLENVANLLDAELPRPPDYQNGDQHVECGICYAQYLPMMSWDLRVEVELIINVITPVAVGLFILSVLQTGCAPLQQHGGFCM, encoded by the exons ATG gaatgtattgaACAGAACAGATTCAGAGCTTTGGCCAATTCCTCGGAATTTAGTCGCGCGGTATACTCAGAG ATAGAAGAGGTTGGGTGGGAGCATCTGGTGAGGCTGAGTGAAGACCTAAAGTTTCTTAGCTTTCGTGTTTT AGATAAAAAGGGGAGAGTGCACCATATGGAAATTCAATTGGATAAAAGCTATCCCAAAAGCCCACCTTCGATTTCAGTG GATGTGCCATGtgtatttaatttgaaatggTCCAAAAATTCAAGATTGAAAGATTTGCTGCTGCAGTTCCGAGAG CATCTGGAGAAACTTCAGGAAATTTGGTCTATTTTGGATGAGATTGATAAATCTCTTTGGGTTGTCAACTTGAACCAGCTTTCTCATGCTAATACTTGTCGACAAATTAATTTGG GTAATGATTGCTTCATCATGTTGCGTATACATCCCAATGATCCTAAGTCTTTGCCTGA ATGTCGCTTTATGGGTTCTGGTCAAGCCTTGAATTCCTCAAGGAAAACCTGGCAAAGAAACAGCAAGAGATG GAACAAGGACAAGCCATTTCTGGAAAATGTTGCAAATCTTTTAGATGCTGAACTGCCTAGACCCCCAGATTACCAGAATGGTGATCAGCATGTGGAATGTGGGATTTGCTATGCTCAATATCTACCT ATGATGAGCTGGGACCTAAGAGTGGAAGTGGAACTGATTATAAATGTGATAACACCAGTTGCAGTAGGGCTTTTCATTCTGTCTGTCTTGCAGACTGGTTGCGCTCCATTACAACAACACGGCG GTTTCTGCATGTGA
- the LOC123229243 gene encoding E3 ubiquitin-protein ligase FANCL isoform X1 gives MECIEQNRFRALANSSEFSRAVYSEIEEVGWEHLVRLSEDLKFLSFRVLDKKGRVHHMEIQLDKSYPKSPPSISVDVPCVFNLKWSKNSRLKDLLLQFREHLEKLQEIWSILDEIDKSLWVVNLNQLSHANTCRQINLGNDCFIMLRIHPNDPKSLPECRFMGSGQALNSSRKTWQRNSKRWNKDKPFLENVANLLDAELPRPPDYQNGDQHVECGICYAQYLPVDDELGPKSGSGTDYKCDNTSCSRAFHSVCLADWLRSITTTRRSYDVLFGNCPYCSDPVAVKIDNPKS, from the exons ATG gaatgtattgaACAGAACAGATTCAGAGCTTTGGCCAATTCCTCGGAATTTAGTCGCGCGGTATACTCAGAG ATAGAAGAGGTTGGGTGGGAGCATCTGGTGAGGCTGAGTGAAGACCTAAAGTTTCTTAGCTTTCGTGTTTT AGATAAAAAGGGGAGAGTGCACCATATGGAAATTCAATTGGATAAAAGCTATCCCAAAAGCCCACCTTCGATTTCAGTG GATGTGCCATGtgtatttaatttgaaatggTCCAAAAATTCAAGATTGAAAGATTTGCTGCTGCAGTTCCGAGAG CATCTGGAGAAACTTCAGGAAATTTGGTCTATTTTGGATGAGATTGATAAATCTCTTTGGGTTGTCAACTTGAACCAGCTTTCTCATGCTAATACTTGTCGACAAATTAATTTGG GTAATGATTGCTTCATCATGTTGCGTATACATCCCAATGATCCTAAGTCTTTGCCTGA ATGTCGCTTTATGGGTTCTGGTCAAGCCTTGAATTCCTCAAGGAAAACCTGGCAAAGAAACAGCAAGAGATG GAACAAGGACAAGCCATTTCTGGAAAATGTTGCAAATCTTTTAGATGCTGAACTGCCTAGACCCCCAGATTACCAGAATGGTGATCAGCATGTGGAATGTGGGATTTGCTATGCTCAATATCTACCTGTTG ATGATGAGCTGGGACCTAAGAGTGGAAGTGGAACTGATTATAAATGTGATAACACCAGTTGCAGTAGGGCTTTTCATTCTGTCTGTCTTGCAGACTGGTTGCGCTCCATTACAACAACACGGCG GTCATATGATGTTCTGTTTGGCAATTGTCCATACTGTTCAGACCCAGTTGCTGTAAAAATCGACAATCCAAAATCATAA
- the LOC123229243 gene encoding E3 ubiquitin-protein ligase FANCL isoform X4 — MECIEQNRFRALANSSEFSRAVYSEIEEVGWEHLVRLSEDLKFLSFRVLDKKGRVHHMEIQLDKSYPKSPPSISVDVPCVFNLKWSKNSRLKDLLLQFREHLEKLQEIWSILDEIDKSLWVVNLNQLSHANTCRQINLGNDCFIMLRIHPNDPKSLPECRFMGSGQALNSSRKTWQRNSKRWNKDKPFLENVANLLDAELPRPPDYQNGDQHVECGICYAQYLPMMSWDLRVEVELIINVITPVAVGLFILSVLQTGCAPLQQHGGHMMFCLAIVHTVQTQLL; from the exons ATG gaatgtattgaACAGAACAGATTCAGAGCTTTGGCCAATTCCTCGGAATTTAGTCGCGCGGTATACTCAGAG ATAGAAGAGGTTGGGTGGGAGCATCTGGTGAGGCTGAGTGAAGACCTAAAGTTTCTTAGCTTTCGTGTTTT AGATAAAAAGGGGAGAGTGCACCATATGGAAATTCAATTGGATAAAAGCTATCCCAAAAGCCCACCTTCGATTTCAGTG GATGTGCCATGtgtatttaatttgaaatggTCCAAAAATTCAAGATTGAAAGATTTGCTGCTGCAGTTCCGAGAG CATCTGGAGAAACTTCAGGAAATTTGGTCTATTTTGGATGAGATTGATAAATCTCTTTGGGTTGTCAACTTGAACCAGCTTTCTCATGCTAATACTTGTCGACAAATTAATTTGG GTAATGATTGCTTCATCATGTTGCGTATACATCCCAATGATCCTAAGTCTTTGCCTGA ATGTCGCTTTATGGGTTCTGGTCAAGCCTTGAATTCCTCAAGGAAAACCTGGCAAAGAAACAGCAAGAGATG GAACAAGGACAAGCCATTTCTGGAAAATGTTGCAAATCTTTTAGATGCTGAACTGCCTAGACCCCCAGATTACCAGAATGGTGATCAGCATGTGGAATGTGGGATTTGCTATGCTCAATATCTACCT ATGATGAGCTGGGACCTAAGAGTGGAAGTGGAACTGATTATAAATGTGATAACACCAGTTGCAGTAGGGCTTTTCATTCTGTCTGTCTTGCAGACTGGTTGCGCTCCATTACAACAACACGGCG GTCATATGATGTTCTGTTTGGCAATTGTCCATACTGTTCAGACCCAGTTGCTGTAA